CACGCGGGATGCCCGGCGTGTCGCGTGGGGGCCTTGTGCACCGCGCGTGCCCGCGTGCGCGCACGGGCTTCTCCGAGGAGACTGTGTGGCGGTGGGCCTCGATTCGTCGCGCGGTGACACGCGGGGTTGGCACGGGTGGCACGCGGGCGTCGTGCCAGGGGCTCACCGTGGAGGATTCGGCGCGCTAGAGTCGCGGGCATGTCGGACGCGGATGACCGCCGGGAGGGGGCCGGCGTGCCCGGGGGGCTCTCCACCCAGGAAGACAGCGTCGCTCCGGAGGAGCCCTGGGAGGACGCGGGGCCGCCCGGCGCGTGGGAGCGCTTCGCGGACCTGACGCTGCTCGGGCAGGGCGGAATGGGCGTGGTCTATCGCGCGAGAGATGCGCGCCTGGGCCGCGACGTGGCGCTCAAGTTCGTGAAGGGGACCTCGCCCGCGCGCGCGATGCGACTGGTCCAGGAGGCCCGGGCGCAGGCGCGCATCGACCATCCCAACGTCTGCAAGGTGTACGAAGTGGGGCAGGTCGCGGGCCGCGACTTCATCGCGATGCAGTTGGTCGCCGGGCGCAGGTTGGATGTGGCCGCCGTGGACATGTCGTTGGAGGGCAAGGTCCAGGTGCTGCGGGACGTGGCCCTGGCCATCCACGAGGCCCATCGACTGGGCGTCATCCACCGCGACCTCAAGCCCTCCAACATCCTGGTTCAGAGGAGTGAAGAGGGGCGCTGGTTCCCGGTGGTGATGGACTTCGGTCTGGCGCAGGAGACGGGGCTGGAGCGCGGACTCACGCAGTCCGGCGCGGTGCTGGGGACGCCTTCGTACATGTCGCCGGAGCAGGCTCGGGGAGACGTTCGGGCGTTGGACCGGCGCTCGGATGTGTATGGCCTGGGCGCGACGCTCTACGAGGCGCTCTGTGGTGTCGCGCCGTTTCATGGCGTGTCCGCCGCGAGCGTGTTGCACCATGTGCTCCACGAGGATGTTCGTGCGCCGCGAGCGCTGGTGCCGGGCCTGCCCGTGGACCTGGAGACGGTGCTCCTCAAGTGCCTGAGCAAGGAGCCGGCGGCGCGTTATGGCTCGGCGCGCGCGCTGGCGGAGGACCTGGGGCGCTTCCTCGATGGTGAGCCCATCCTCGGCCGAGGACCGGGGCCGTGGGCGAGGCTGGTGCGACGGTGGAAGACGCAGCGCGCGCTCGTCACCGTCAGCGCGGTGTCCCTCGTGTGCATCGCGGTCCTGTCGGTGCTCGGCGTGCATTCGTGGTTGGAGGCGCGGGCCGTCGAGCAACGCTCTGGGGCGCGTGCGTTGCTCGCGCAGCAACTCGGGCAGCAGGTGAAGGACCTCGAGTGGATTCTTCGCGCCGCGCACCTGGCACCGCTGCATGACACGGGGCGGGAGGAGGCGCTGGTCCGCGAGCACATGCGCCGCATCGCCTCGCTGCCTCATGAGCTGGGGACCTCGGGTGAGGTGCTCGTGCTGCAGGCGCTGGGGTTGGGGCACCTGGCGATGAACGAGCTGGAGCCCGCGCGCGAGGCACTGGAGGCCGCGCGTGCGAAGGGGCTCGAATCACCCGAGCTGCATCATGCGTTGGGGCGGGTGCTCGGTGGGCTGTACCACCAGGAACTCGAGGCGGCTCGACGCAGTGGCGACGCGGCGTGGGTGGCGGAGCGTCAGCGCTCGCTGGAGGCTCGCTATCTGGTTCCCGCGTTGCAATCGCTGGAGCGCAGTCGGGAGGTGGAGTCGGGGACGTACCTGGAGGGGCTCATCGCGTACTACCGGGGCTCGCTGGATGCGGCGGCGGAGGCGGTGGCGCGTGCGGTTGAGGAGTCGCCGTGGAGCCTGGAGACGCGCCTGCTCGCTGGCGAGGTGACGCTGGCTCGGGCGATGCGTGATCTGGAGCGCGGTGACTACGATGCGGCGCGCGCGGGACTGCAAGATGCTGCCCGGCGCTACGAGGCCGCCACGGACCTGGGACGCAGTGATGCCCGTGGATACGAGGCGCTGGCCGAGGTCTGGCTGCAACAGTCGGAGCTGGACAAGCGACAGGGGCGCTCGCGCCGGGCCTCGTTGGAGCAGGCGCTGGTCGCGAGCGAGCGGGCCGTGAAGGCCGCGCCCGGACGCTCCTCGGTGCACACGAAGCGGGCCTGGGTGCTGATGAACTGGTACCGGTGGGTGAACTTCCAGGAGCGCGACACGGACCCGAAGGCCGTGCTGTCCGACTGGACGGCCACCGCCGCGCGCGCCGTGGCGTTGGACCCCGCGAACGTCCAGGCCCACGACACGCTGGGCTACAGCCACTTCATGCGCGGGCTCCAGGAGGCTCGCGAGGGGAAGGACCCGCGTCCCGCCTATGACGAGGCCGTCGCGTGGTTCGAGAAGGCGCTGCGACTGCAGCCCCGCTACCCTTGGGCGCTC
This genomic stretch from Myxococcus fulvus harbors:
- a CDS encoding protein kinase domain-containing protein is translated as MSDADDRREGAGVPGGLSTQEDSVAPEEPWEDAGPPGAWERFADLTLLGQGGMGVVYRARDARLGRDVALKFVKGTSPARAMRLVQEARAQARIDHPNVCKVYEVGQVAGRDFIAMQLVAGRRLDVAAVDMSLEGKVQVLRDVALAIHEAHRLGVIHRDLKPSNILVQRSEEGRWFPVVMDFGLAQETGLERGLTQSGAVLGTPSYMSPEQARGDVRALDRRSDVYGLGATLYEALCGVAPFHGVSAASVLHHVLHEDVRAPRALVPGLPVDLETVLLKCLSKEPAARYGSARALAEDLGRFLDGEPILGRGPGPWARLVRRWKTQRALVTVSAVSLVCIAVLSVLGVHSWLEARAVEQRSGARALLAQQLGQQVKDLEWILRAAHLAPLHDTGREEALVREHMRRIASLPHELGTSGEVLVLQALGLGHLAMNELEPAREALEAARAKGLESPELHHALGRVLGGLYHQELEAARRSGDAAWVAERQRSLEARYLVPALQSLERSREVESGTYLEGLIAYYRGSLDAAAEAVARAVEESPWSLETRLLAGEVTLARAMRDLERGDYDAARAGLQDAARRYEAATDLGRSDARGYEALAEVWLQQSELDKRQGRSRRASLEQALVASERAVKAAPGRSSVHTKRAWVLMNWYRWVNFQERDTDPKAVLSDWTATAARAVALDPANVQAHDTLGYSHFMRGLQEAREGKDPRPAYDEAVAWFEKALRLQPRYPWALNDLALVHRWRGTWLREHGQDPRAAFAEAARHLREAARVDPKYLFAHANLTEVHNSLAQYELSLGRDPSADVEQARSAGARALALDARYAPVLTQLGLAELTQARHVSRTSGEPGTLLSAALAHVARSLELNPTAGRTHFLGASVHLLAAEHAVRSGVDPTASLESARRALAVPYPGDASCADCRVLGARLSLIGASWERLRGHSARRWVSEALEEARRAVKLYPYDEAHLELARASWWMASEAQTSSPLTEGLAQADLALGLNPRLAAAHAVRGALLLTRSQGATSAEREPLRAQARASLERALALDAFLREEYARPLRELGVLTNERGPHHAGR